The following are encoded together in the Cyanobacterium aponinum PCC 10605 genome:
- a CDS encoding YggT family protein, producing the protein MNIAIIASVILGILLLIMTVLFIFRIILTWYPNIDLTQFPYSLAYIPTEPFLAFTRKIVPPLGGIDISPVIWLGIITLLREILLGQQGIITLALRGM; encoded by the coding sequence ATGAATATTGCTATCATTGCCAGTGTGATTCTCGGTATTCTTTTACTAATTATGACGGTGTTGTTTATTTTCCGCATAATTCTCACTTGGTATCCTAATATTGATCTAACTCAATTTCCTTACAGTTTAGCTTATATACCTACTGAGCCTTTTTTAGCTTTTACCAGAAAAATAGTGCCTCCTTTGGGGGGTATTGACATCAGCCCTGTTATTTGGTTGGGAATTATCACTCTGTTACGAGAAATTTTACTAGGTCAACAAGGTATTATTACTTTAGCTTTGAGGGGAATGTAG
- a CDS encoding peptidylprolyl isomerase has product MKLNWWKRLLKNAITKWRCAIATLLIAIITIINPVGLHPAQAILAQGDAITDPEAILRYALPIDNDIIRQIQGDIEKISRNLRAKRWAPVEKDVRNAAFLLKLHQDDLVQSVPEELQPKAKELVTAITEDVAKLQELVEKQDKEQVYLTRARILDNITELEEDMVTGYPFTVPEEYANLPQLLGRATVEVETTQGNLTIVVDGYSAPVTGGNFVDLVERKFYDGLPFIRAEDYYVLQTGDPEGEEVGFIDPDTNKYRAIPLEVLVKGESEPLYGFTTEDVGMYLAQPVLPFNAYGAVALARPSTDPNGGSSQFFFFKFDTEVTPPGYNLMDGRFAVFGYVTEGADVLEKLTAEDKIISAHVIEGKENLVEPQQS; this is encoded by the coding sequence ATGAAACTTAATTGGTGGAAACGTTTATTAAAAAATGCGATCACGAAGTGGCGCTGCGCGATCGCTACACTTTTAATTGCGATAATTACTATTATTAATCCAGTGGGATTACATCCTGCTCAAGCAATTTTAGCTCAAGGAGATGCTATCACCGATCCAGAGGCAATACTTCGTTATGCTTTACCCATAGATAATGATATTATCAGACAAATTCAAGGAGATATTGAAAAAATATCCCGAAATTTGAGAGCAAAACGTTGGGCGCCAGTAGAAAAAGACGTTCGTAATGCGGCTTTCTTGCTCAAACTTCATCAAGATGATTTAGTACAAAGTGTACCCGAAGAACTACAGCCCAAAGCCAAGGAATTAGTTACTGCTATTACTGAAGATGTGGCAAAACTTCAAGAATTGGTAGAAAAACAAGATAAAGAGCAAGTATATCTGACCAGAGCCAGAATTCTGGATAATATAACTGAATTAGAAGAAGATATGGTAACAGGCTACCCTTTTACTGTACCTGAAGAATACGCCAATTTACCTCAACTTTTAGGAAGAGCTACAGTAGAAGTTGAAACGACTCAAGGCAATTTAACCATTGTTGTCGATGGTTATAGCGCTCCTGTGACGGGAGGAAATTTTGTTGATTTGGTAGAGCGTAAATTCTATGATGGTTTACCCTTCATCCGTGCAGAAGATTATTATGTGTTGCAAACAGGAGATCCAGAAGGCGAAGAAGTTGGTTTTATAGACCCAGATACTAACAAATATAGAGCTATTCCCCTCGAAGTTTTAGTGAAAGGAGAATCAGAACCTCTTTATGGTTTTACCACTGAAGATGTAGGAATGTACTTAGCTCAACCTGTATTACCATTTAACGCTTATGGTGCGGTAGCTTTAGCTCGTCCTAGTACAGATCCTAATGGGGGTTCATCTCAATTTTTCTTCTTTAAGTTTGATACAGAGGTAACACCACCGGGATACAATCTAATGGATGGACGTTTTGCTGTATTTGGTTATGTTACTGAAGGAGCAGATGTATTAGAAAAATTAACCGCCGAAGACAAAATTATTTCTGCCCATGTCATAGAAGGCAAAGAAAATCTAGTTGAACCTCAGCAGAGTTAA
- the ndhL gene encoding NAD(P)H-quinone oxidoreductase subunit L, which produces MENLLNLENIDLETIITASLYLTLSGLYLLIIPAGVYFYLNQRWYVASSFERAFMYFMVFFSFPGMLLLSPFLNFRPRRRELS; this is translated from the coding sequence ATGGAAAACTTATTAAACTTAGAAAATATTGACTTAGAAACCATCATTACCGCATCACTATATCTAACTTTAAGCGGCTTATATCTATTAATCATTCCTGCAGGAGTTTACTTTTATCTTAATCAAAGATGGTATGTTGCTAGTTCTTTTGAAAGAGCTTTTATGTATTTTATGGTGTTCTTTTCTTTCCCCGGAATGCTTTTATTAAGTCCTTTTCTGAATTTCCGTCCTCGTCGTCGTGAGTTAAGCTAA
- a CDS encoding L-threonylcarbamoyladenylate synthase produces the protein MPLVNLDTLIEKAIASQVVSFPTDTLPALAVKPSHSELIFELKQRSLEKPLILMTSSIEEIWQYVKGTPEELNIWQNLAQQHLPGALTMVLPASDKIPPTMNPLNPHSIGVRVPKDAIAQEILGKTGALATTSANLSGESALTDMYDIADKFPSVYALEVKNLKISGIASTVVKWTGSDWQILRQGQISIDN, from the coding sequence ATGCCTTTAGTTAATCTTGACACTTTAATAGAAAAGGCGATCGCCTCTCAAGTAGTTAGCTTTCCTACCGATACATTACCAGCTTTAGCGGTCAAACCTAGTCATAGTGAATTAATTTTTGAATTAAAGCAAAGGAGTTTAGAAAAACCTTTAATCTTAATGACAAGCAGTATTGAAGAAATTTGGCAATATGTAAAAGGCACACCTGAAGAATTAAACATTTGGCAAAATTTGGCTCAACAACACTTACCCGGTGCATTAACCATGGTTTTACCTGCATCAGACAAGATTCCTCCCACCATGAATCCTCTTAATCCTCATAGTATTGGTGTTAGAGTTCCCAAAGATGCGATCGCACAGGAAATATTAGGAAAAACAGGGGCATTAGCTACCACCAGTGCCAATCTCTCAGGAGAATCAGCGTTAACAGATATGTATGATATTGCAGATAAATTTCCTTCTGTTTATGCCTTAGAGGTGAAAAACCTGAAAATTTCTGGTATTGCTTCCACAGTAGTTAAATGGACAGGTTCAGATTGGCAAATTCTTCGTCAAGGGCAAATCAGTATTGATAATTAG
- the trpA gene encoding tryptophan synthase subunit alpha, producing the protein MSSISQRFAELKKQNKCALIPFITAGDPNLATTEKAIQILVEKGADFIELGVPYSDPLADGPVIQAAATRALKKGVCLEDVLRIVRNLKGKIEIPIILFTYYNPIFYRGAENFLGMIAEAGVKGLVVPDLPLEEAEGFLNTAQKKGIEVILLVAPTSPMERIKHIAEKSQGFIYLVSVTGVTGVRSEVQSRVKDLIAQLKTVTDKPIGVGFGISEPSQATQIKDWGADGVIVGSAFVKKLNNGNQEEGLSAIASLCSDLKQAII; encoded by the coding sequence ATGTCTTCTATTTCTCAACGTTTTGCTGAACTAAAAAAACAAAATAAATGTGCTTTAATTCCTTTTATTACTGCAGGTGATCCAAATTTGGCAACCACTGAAAAAGCTATTCAGATTTTGGTAGAAAAAGGAGCTGATTTTATTGAATTGGGTGTTCCTTATTCTGATCCTTTGGCTGATGGTCCTGTGATTCAAGCGGCGGCTACTAGGGCTTTGAAAAAGGGTGTTTGTTTGGAAGATGTTTTAAGAATCGTCAGAAACTTAAAGGGAAAAATTGAAATCCCTATTATTCTTTTTACTTACTATAACCCCATTTTTTACCGAGGAGCAGAAAATTTTTTGGGAATGATTGCAGAGGCTGGTGTTAAAGGTTTAGTTGTGCCTGATTTGCCTTTGGAGGAAGCAGAAGGCTTTTTAAATACTGCACAAAAAAAAGGCATTGAAGTTATCCTTTTAGTTGCTCCCACAAGTCCGATGGAACGCATTAAGCATATTGCTGAGAAATCTCAAGGGTTTATCTATTTAGTGAGTGTCACTGGGGTAACTGGGGTACGTTCTGAAGTACAGAGTAGAGTTAAGGATTTAATTGCTCAATTAAAAACAGTAACAGATAAGCCCATTGGGGTTGGTTTTGGTATTTCTGAGCCTTCTCAGGCAACTCAAATTAAGGATTGGGGGGCAGATGGAGTTATTGTTGGTAGTGCTTTCGTGAAAAAGTTGAATAATGGTAATCAAGAAGAAGGCTTAAGTGCGATCGCATCTTTATGTTCTGATTTGAAACAAGCCATTATTTAA
- the ndk gene encoding nucleoside-diphosphate kinase → MERTFIMIKPDGVQRNLVGEIIKRFEQKGFTLAGLKLMQVSRELAEKHYDVHKERPFFNSLVEFIVSSPVVAMVWQGEGVVASARKLIGATDPLAAEPGTIRGDFGIEIGRNIIHGSDAIETAQREISLWFSEEEICSWENSMKPWLKE, encoded by the coding sequence GTGGAACGTACTTTTATTATGATCAAACCCGACGGCGTACAACGTAACTTAGTTGGGGAAATTATCAAACGTTTTGAACAAAAAGGCTTTACCCTCGCGGGATTAAAACTCATGCAGGTATCCCGTGAGTTAGCCGAAAAACATTACGATGTTCACAAAGAAAGACCCTTTTTCAATAGCTTAGTGGAGTTTATTGTTTCCTCTCCCGTAGTAGCAATGGTTTGGCAAGGAGAAGGGGTTGTGGCTTCTGCTCGTAAATTAATTGGTGCAACTGATCCTTTAGCCGCCGAACCCGGTACTATTAGAGGTGATTTCGGGATTGAGATCGGACGTAATATTATTCACGGTTCAGATGCCATTGAAACCGCCCAAAGAGAGATTAGCTTATGGTTTAGTGAAGAAGAAATTTGCTCTTGGGAAAACTCTATGAAACCTTGGTTAAAAGAGTAG
- the ldpA gene encoding circadian clock protein LdpA produces the protein MSYSPFYSLQEGNWFKLICGASYQHLPSIRNLALIYTLAGADCIDMAADRAVIHSALEGIKKAQDLFVEAKNQGYDSHFSPFVMVSINDGEDPHFRKAYFNPNLCPIDCPRPCESICPADAITFSSMYRGVKSDLCYGCGRCLPICPLNLIQTESIFITIDTIVEWLDILPIDAIEIHTQEGHFSQFISVWKKLQPHLSKLKIIAISCPYTSNIMDYLQKISDFISPLEIPLIWQTDGRPMSGDIGEGTTHLTIKYAQKLMNSNLKGFIQLAGGTNEYTIKKLSELNLTSKVAGIAFGSKGRKIIADVLQELENISTTNQIENYPDLLWKGVEIASSLVSPLKLASVS, from the coding sequence ATGTCTTATTCTCCGTTTTATTCTTTACAAGAAGGTAATTGGTTTAAGTTGATTTGTGGTGCAAGTTATCAACATTTACCTTCTATTCGTAATTTAGCACTGATTTATACTCTTGCAGGGGCGGATTGTATTGATATGGCGGCGGATAGGGCTGTGATTCATAGTGCATTGGAGGGAATTAAGAAAGCGCAGGATTTATTTGTAGAGGCTAAAAATCAAGGCTATGATTCTCATTTTTCTCCCTTTGTAATGGTTAGTATTAATGATGGTGAAGACCCCCATTTTCGCAAAGCCTACTTCAATCCTAATCTTTGTCCTATAGATTGTCCTCGCCCCTGTGAGTCAATTTGCCCGGCGGATGCTATTACATTTTCTTCTATGTATCGGGGGGTAAAGTCAGATTTATGTTATGGTTGTGGGCGTTGTTTACCGATTTGTCCTCTTAACTTAATCCAAACTGAATCTATTTTTATTACTATTGATACCATTGTGGAATGGTTGGATATTTTACCTATAGATGCGATCGAAATTCATACTCAGGAAGGTCATTTTTCTCAATTTATATCTGTTTGGAAAAAATTACAGCCTCATTTATCTAAATTAAAAATAATTGCAATTAGTTGTCCTTATACATCCAATATAATGGATTATTTACAAAAGATTTCTGATTTTATTTCTCCCTTAGAAATTCCTTTAATTTGGCAGACGGATGGGCGCCCTATGAGTGGCGATATAGGAGAAGGCACAACCCATTTAACCATTAAATATGCTCAGAAATTAATGAATAGCAATCTGAAAGGATTTATACAGTTAGCAGGAGGGACAAACGAATATACTATCAAAAAATTGTCTGAATTAAATTTAACTTCTAAGGTGGCAGGAATTGCTTTTGGCAGTAAAGGAAGAAAAATTATTGCTGATGTGTTGCAAGAGCTAGAAAATATTTCGACGACTAATCAAATCGAAAATTACCCTGATTTACTTTGGAAGGGGGTTGAAATAGCTAGTAGTTTGGTGTCACCCTTGAAATTAGCTTCTGTAAGTTAA
- a CDS encoding DUF3007 family protein, with protein sequence MRRIDAILIAFAVFVAGGIIYIIFQYLGFDAYDAGIWSQVLLVLGLIGWVVTYLFRVFTNNMTYHKQVKDYDDAFFAKQLEKMSPEEIEKLMAEKDS encoded by the coding sequence ATGAGAAGAATAGATGCTATTTTAATTGCCTTTGCCGTGTTTGTTGCGGGGGGCATTATTTATATAATATTTCAATATCTTGGTTTTGATGCCTATGATGCGGGTATTTGGAGTCAAGTTTTATTAGTTTTAGGTTTAATTGGCTGGGTAGTCACTTATTTATTTCGGGTTTTCACAAATAACATGACTTATCATAAGCAGGTTAAAGATTATGATGACGCTTTTTTTGCTAAACAGTTAGAAAAAATGTCTCCCGAAGAAATTGAAAAATTAATGGCGGAAAAAGATAGTTAA